The segment AAAAGGTTAAAGATTACAAACTGATAGAAATTCCTATTTTCCTTCCTACTTCATTACCCAGAATGTGATGAATGCTGCAAAACAACACCACAACATAGCTATCACAATCCATATTTGATCAACTTTTGTCTTAGACTTATCGATAACAACATCTTCATTATCGATAACAACCTCTTCATTTAGACGTTCACATTTTTCTTCGATTTCAGATGTCAAATACTTTTCAAGATCAGCCATCTTCGTCTCCAAACTTTTGTTTTCACGATGAAGATAATCGTTTTCCTTCTTTAAATTGTGGATTAGATTTGCAACTCTAGGATGGAGCGGATCATCAACCCATTTCCAATAAGCACATTTATAACTCTGTACA is part of the Solanum pennellii chromosome 8, SPENNV200 genome and harbors:
- the LOC107027573 gene encoding uncharacterized protein LOC107027573 — encoded protein: MSRDSTVSSLSMVKCQCGIVTRIFTAFTPTNAGRRFYKCANPNSYKCAYWKWVDDPLHPRVANLIHNLKKENDYLHRENKSLETKMADLEKYLTSEIEEKCERLNEEVVIDNEDVVIDKSKTKVDQIWIVIAMLWCCFAAFITFWVMK